DNA from Dehalococcoidales bacterium:
CCCAGCGTCTGGGCTCTCCGATATAATTGAACCGGATCGTCGCCGGAACCTTCATCCAGATATGACCGGTAGCCATTGCGGATGCGATATCAGTAGACCCCATGCCGGTTCCAAAGGCGCCCACAGCTCCATAAGTACAGGTGTGTGAATCGGCGCCTATAATAATATCCCCCGGCAGCACCAATCCTTCTTCATGAAGCAAAACATGCTCAATCCCAACTTTGCCAACTTCGTAGTAATGGCACCCCTGCTTTGCGCAAAATTCTCTCACCATTTTTGCCTGTTCAGCAGAAGCAATGTCTTTGTTGGGCGTGAAATGGTCAGGCACCATGACAACTTTTTCCGGGTTAAATACCCGGTTTACACCAATTTTGTTAAATTCTCTTATGGCAATTGGACCGGTTATGTCATTTGACAGCACCATATCAACATCTGCTTCAATAAACTCACCAGGTATTACCCGATTTTTGCCACTGTGTGCAGCCAGTATCATTTCAGCTAAAGTCATCTATAACCCCTTATGTTAAGTAAATTACATGTTTACCGCTTAATTAAGAGAACCGTCAAAGCAATAACTGTGGCAGCTAAAGCAATATAGTATAAACCCGCTCCAACTGCGAGCCCAATTCCAGCCGCTAACCAAATGCTGTTTGCTGTAGTAATTCCTTGTACCCCTCCACTATCACGATGAAGAATGGCTCCTGCACCAATAAAACCAATACCACTGACAATACCAGCGGCAATGCGAGAAGGATCACCCCCGGTAAAGCCTTCCAGAGACACTGCCGTAAAAATTGCAGATCCAAGGGAGATTAATGCCAGATCACGAACACCTGCCGGTTTTCCCGCTTTCCACCTTTCAAATCCGATAACTCCTCCCAATACAGCGGCAAGCAGCAACCTTAACACTACTTCAATTTCAGCCCACATCACATGTACCCCTTTTGGGTCAATGGCTTTCGGCAAGCAAACGATTCAAGGCATTCATATAGGCTTTAGCGCTAGCAGTAATAATATCCGTATCTGCTCCCCGTCCAGTATAGCTAACGCCTTCACTTTCAATTCTAATCAGCACTTCTCCGATAGCATCTATACCTTCTGTAACCGATTTAACCGTAAACTCGGTAAGACGATTGGGTACATTAACAATACGATTTATTGCCTTATATACAGCATCAACCGGACCAGAGCCCAATGCAGCATCACCTTTTACTTCACCATTGGGGCATTTAAGCACCACAGCGGCAGTTGGAATACCATCCCCACAGGTCACCTGAAGTTTCTCAAGTTGGTAGTCACCTGCGTAGATCCGCTTTTCATCTGCCAACAGGGACTCAATATCCCTGTCTGTTACCTGCTTCTTTTTATCTGCCAAATCTTTAAAAGCATCGAAGGCGCGGTTCAAATCGTCTTCGTTCAAATTATAACCCAGTTCGGCTAGCCGTTCTCTGAAGGCGTGTCTTCCGCTTAGTTTGCCCATAACAAGCGATGATGAGGGCACCCCGACTTTCTGCGGGTCAATGATTTCGTATGTCTTAGGCATTTTAATTACGCCATCCTGATGAATCCCAGACTGGTGACGAAACGCATTCATCCCAACAATAGCTTTGTTAGGCTGAACCTGAAAACCGGTAATCTCGCTAACCAGACGACTGGTTCGATAAATGTGTTCAGTTTTTATACCAGTATTGACATTGTAAAGATCTTGACGGGTCGCAATCGCCATCACTATTTCTTCCAGCGAAGCATTCCCGGCTCTCTCTCCAATACCGTTAATAGTACATTCAACCTGTCGTGCGCCTGCGTTGACGGCAGCCAGGGAATTGGCAACCGCCAAACCTAGATCGTTATGGCAATGTACACTGACAACAGCTTTTTGAATATTCGCGACATTTTCAAACAGTGATCCTATAAGACCACCGAATTCGTCCGGCATGGCGTATCCTACAGTATCCGGAATGTTTACCGTGGTTGCGCCGGCTTCAATAACAGCTTCGATAATACGAAAGATGAATTCCGGGTTTGCCCGGCTAGCATCCATTGGGGAAAACTCTATGTTAGAAGTATATCTAGCGGCATGGGCTACCATACTTCTGGCAAGTTCCAATACTTCCTCGGGGCTTTTACGCAGTTGATGCGCCATCTGAACATTGGATGCCGATATAAACACGTGTATTCGCGGATTAGCTGCTTCATGCACAGCTTCCCAAGCACGATCAATATCTTTTACATTTGCCCGTGCCAGTGCACATATGGCAGATTGGCGAATACGGGAACTGATGATCTTTATGGCTTCAAAATCCCCGGGAGATGAAATTGGAAAACCAGCTTCAATTACATCGACTCCAAGCTTTTCCAGTTGACAGGCAATCTCCAGTTTTTCTTCACGATTTAGAGTAGTTCCGGCTGCCTGCTCTCCGTCTCTCAGGGTTGTGTCAAATATTATAATATTCTTCATGTTTTTACTCCTCAACAATCTTACAAAATTATACGGCGCAGCAACCCCTCCGCCCCGTTACCGGGTGGAGGGGTCAGTAAGGATGAGTATAGCCTTTATTGAGAAGCATTCAGACATAAAAAATCAATATACCCTGTTGCTTTCCTTGCCTT
Protein-coding regions in this window:
- a CDS encoding 2-isopropylmalate synthase, whose product is MKNIIIFDTTLRDGEQAAGTTLNREEKLEIACQLEKLGVDVIEAGFPISSPGDFEAIKIISSRIRQSAICALARANVKDIDRAWEAVHEAANPRIHVFISASNVQMAHQLRKSPEEVLELARSMVAHAARYTSNIEFSPMDASRANPEFIFRIIEAVIEAGATTVNIPDTVGYAMPDEFGGLIGSLFENVANIQKAVVSVHCHNDLGLAVANSLAAVNAGARQVECTINGIGERAGNASLEEIVMAIATRQDLYNVNTGIKTEHIYRTSRLVSEITGFQVQPNKAIVGMNAFRHQSGIHQDGVIKMPKTYEIIDPQKVGVPSSSLVMGKLSGRHAFRERLAELGYNLNEDDLNRAFDAFKDLADKKKQVTDRDIESLLADEKRIYAGDYQLEKLQVTCGDGIPTAAVVLKCPNGEVKGDAALGSGPVDAVYKAINRIVNVPNRLTEFTVKSVTEGIDAIGEVLIRIESEGVSYTGRGADTDIITASAKAYMNALNRLLAESH
- a CDS encoding MgtC/SapB family protein, which encodes MWAEIEVVLRLLLAAVLGGVIGFERWKAGKPAGVRDLALISLGSAIFTAVSLEGFTGGDPSRIAAGIVSGIGFIGAGAILHRDSGGVQGITTANSIWLAAGIGLAVGAGLYYIALAATVIALTVLLIKR